Proteins encoded within one genomic window of Lynx canadensis isolate LIC74 chromosome B2, mLynCan4.pri.v2, whole genome shotgun sequence:
- the LOC115514854 gene encoding olfactory receptor 12D2-like translates to MLNQTSVTAFLLLGVTDIQALQPYLFVVFLAIYMVSVVGNGAVLLVVISDPRLHLPMYFFLGNLSCLDICYSTVTLPKMLENFFSTHKAISFLGCISQLHFFHFLGSTEAMLLAVMAFDRFVAICRPLHYSVIMNYQLCTRMAVTVWTIGFFHALLHSMMTSHLNFCGSHQIHHFFCDVKPLLELACENTELNQWLLNTVTGTIAMGPFFLTLLSYFSIIISLFSKTHSCSALRKALSTCASHFMVVILLYAPVIFTYISPTSGSSMDQDQVAAIMYTVVTPMLNPLIYTLRNKDVKAALSSVFTRRGDLNTSRAHF, encoded by the coding sequence ATGCTGAATCAAACCTCAGTCACTGCATTTCTCCTCCTGGGAGTCACAGACATCCAAGCACTGCAGCCTTATCTCTTCGTGGTTTTCCTTGCAATTTACATGGTCAGTGTGGTTGGCAATGGAGCAGTCCTCCTGGTTGTCATCTCTGATCCAAGACTCCATTTacccatgtatttcttcctggGAAATCTCTCGTGTCTAGATATCTGCTACTCCACGGTGACACTGCCAAAGATGCTGGAGAACTTCTTCTCTACACACAAGGCAATTTCCTTCTTGGGATGCATAAGCCAGCTTCACTTCTTCCACTTCCTGGGCAGCACGGAGGCCATGCTGTTGGCCGTGATGGCCTTTGACCGCTTTGTGGCCATCTGCAGGCCACTGCATTACTCTGTCATCATGAATTACCAGCTCTGTACCCGGATGGCTGTCACGGTCTGGACCATTGGTTTTTTCCATGCCCTGTTGCACTCCATGATGACCTCTCACTTGAACTTCTGTGGTTCTCATCAGATCCATCACTTCTTCTGTGATGTCAAGCCTTTGCTGGAGTTGGCCTGTGAGAACACAGAGCTCAACCAGTGGCTTCTCAACACGGTTACCGGGACCATTGCCATGGGCCCCTTCTTCCTAACACTTCTCTCCTACTTCTCCATaatcatctctcttttctccaaGACCCACTCCTGTAGTGCGCTCCGCAAAGCACTGTCCACGTGTGCCTCTCACTTCATGGTGGTCATTCTTCTCTATGCTCCTGTTATCTTCACTTACATATCTCCTACCTCAGGCAGCTCCATGGACCAGGATCAGGTCGCTGCCATCATGTACACTGTGGTCACTCCTATGCTGAACCCACTGATCTATACACTGAGGAACAAGGACGTGAAGGCTGCCTTGAGTAGTGTCTTCACAAGGAGGGGCGACCTGAACACATCTAGAGCACACTTCTAA